The following coding sequences lie in one Drosophila sulfurigaster albostrigata strain 15112-1811.04 chromosome 2R, ASM2355843v2, whole genome shotgun sequence genomic window:
- the LOC133836328 gene encoding uncharacterized protein LOC133836328, with the protein MDFAWMPAKKRARKPRKIEREWMPSDVKMLIQLVEQRELLWDSSKATHKDGKMREKSFRVIAEAMNRSLSDCKAKWDNLRAQYRGYKLKAIQNMSIKWQYFEALRFLDKVCEPQKYKNSSIICNDPSMLKVAFGQSHDQYMEELNTCSSFFSAARRRERKEEDLQSVQFSDDTMMAKARAAQEQNSTSAQIFGDFVADQMRSLRPHIADDLKKNILKLVLEALEQNKH; encoded by the exons ATGGATTTCGCATGG ATGCCAGCTAAAAAACGAGCTCGCAAACCTCGTAAAATAGAACGGGAATGGATGCCAAGCGATGTGAAAATGTTGATTCAATTGGTTGAACAACGGGAATTGTTGTGGGACTCGAGTAAAGCGACACACAAGGATGGCAAGATGCGCGAGAAATCCTTTCGCGTTATCGCCGAGGCTATGAATCGCTCTTTGTCCGACTGCAAGGCCAAATGGGATAATCTCCGAGCACAATATCGGGGCTATAAGCTAAAAGCAATTCAAAATATGTCGATCAAATGGCAATACTTTGAGGCCTTGCGATTCTTAGATAAAGTGTGTGAACCCCAAAAATATAAG AACTCTTCAATTATTTGCAACGATCCATCAATGCTCAAGGTTGCCTTTGGCCAGAGTCACGATCAATACATGGAAGAACTGAACACCTGTTCTAGTTTCTTCTCTGCTGCTAGACGAAGAGAAAGGAAGGAGGAAGACTTACAGTCGGTGCAATTTAGCGACGATACCATGATGGCCAAAGCAAGAGCTGCTCAAGAACAAAACAGCACTTCAGCGCAAATATTTGGCGATTTTGTGGCTGATCAAATGCGCAGTCTGCGACCACATATAGCTGAtgatttaaagaaaaatatattaaaattggtACTTGAAGCACTAGAACAAAATAAGCACTAG